Part of the Oncorhynchus nerka isolate Pitt River linkage group LG14, Oner_Uvic_2.0, whole genome shotgun sequence genome is shown below.
AAGAAtaagcggtcgcatccgcactcggtccgcaggtagtattacatttcattacatttcattatagtacaacggtttgatttgtctaatcttagcaatttcttcttagctagctacatagccgtctttgtatcatagataattgcgtaattatcgtatttcgtcgtcctaacgcagtctacactgctatctgccctgcagctagccagctagctaacgtccaccgtctaccgattagcagcacaactattacactcaactgaacgacttgattagtgtagtgttagctagctacatagttgtctttgctgtcttcgtatccaagataattgtgtagtttagagtgtgtagttttagagtgattatcttaatttaccgaggttagctagccagctatttgtcgtccttaacgtaggagacactgctagctagccaacagctagccaacgtctaccgaacagaacttccgcactcaacaacccggtcgcatttcgctcgctccacaggtagtatcacatttttcatttcatttcattacagtacaacggcttgatttgtttgatcgtagctagctacatagctagctacatagccgtctttgtatcaaagataattgtgtagtctagagcgatttcctaggttagctagccagctattgtcgttcttttaacgcaacgtaacgtaatcaacactgctagctagccagctagccccgaatagcagcacagtagaaactattacactcaacggaacgacttgattagtgtagtgtcaacaacgcagccactgccagctagcctacatagtcaacaacgcagcctctgccagctagcctacttcagcagtactgtataattttaatcattttagtcaataagattcttgctacgtaagcttaactttctgaacactcgagacgtgtagtccacttgtcattccaatctcctttgcattagcgtagcctcttgtgtagcctgtcaactatgtgtctgtctatccctgttctctcctctctgcacagaccatacaaacgctccacaccgcgtggccgcggccaccctaatctggtggtcccagcgcgcacgacccacgtggagttccaggtctccggtagcctctggaactgctgaTCTGCGCCCAACAATGCAgaattcatctcagcctatgcctccctccagtcccttgacttcttggcactgacggaaacatggatcaccacagacaacactgctactcctactgctctctcttcgtctgcccacgtgttctcgcacaccccgagagcttctggtcagcggggtggtggcaccgggatcctcatctctcccaagtggtcattctctctttctccccttacccatctgtctatcgcctcctttgaattccatgctgtcacagttaccagccctttcaagcttaacatccttatcatttatcgccctccaggttccctcggagagttcatcaatgagcttgatgccttgataagctcctttcctgaggacggctcacctctcacagttctgggcgactttaacctccccacgtctacctttgactcattcctctctgcctccttctttccactcctctcctcttttgacctcaccctctcaccttccccctactcacaaggcaggaaatacgctcgacctcatctttactagatgctgttcttccactaacctcattgcaactcccctccaagtctccgaccactaccttgtatccttttccctctcgctctcatccaacacttcccacactgcccctactcagatggtatcgcgccgtcccaaccttcgctctctctcccccgctactctctcctcttccatcctatcatctcttccctctgctcaaaccttctccaacctatctcctgattctgcctcctcaaccctcctctcctccctttctgcatcctttgactctctatgtcccctatcctccaggccggctcggtcctcccctcccgctccgtggctcgacgactcattgcgagctcacagaacagggctccgggcacccgagcggaaatggaggaaaactcgcctccctgcggacctggcatcctttcactccctcctctctacattttcctcttctctctctgctgctaaagccactttctaccactctaaattccaagcatctgcctctaaccctaggaagctctttgccaccttctcctccctcctgaatcctcctcccctccccccccctcctccctctctgcagatgacttcgtcaaccattttgaaaagaaggtcgacgacatccgatcctcgtttgctaagtcaaacgacaccgctggttctgctcacactgccctacccagtgctctgacctctttctcccctctctctccagatgaaatctcgcgtcttgtgacggccggccgcccaacaacctgcccgcttgaccctatcccctcctctcttctccagaccatttccggagaccttctcccttacctcacctcgctcatcaactcatccctgaccgctggctacgtcccttccgtcttcaagagagcgagagttgcacccttctgaaaaaacctacactcgatccctccgatgtcaacaactacagaccagtatcccttctttcttttctctccaaaactcttgaacgtgccgtccttggccagctctcccgctatctctctcagaatgaccttcttgatccatatcagtcaggtttcaagactagtcattcaactgagactgctcttctctgtatcacggaggcgctccgcactgctaaagctaactctctctcctctgctctcatccttctagacctatcggctgccttcgatactgtgaaccatcagatcctcctctccaccctctccgagttgggcatctcccggcgcggcccacgcttggattgcgtcctacctgacaggtcgctcctaccaggtggcgtggcgagaatccgtctccacaccacgtgctctcaccaccggTGTCCCCagagctctgttctaggccctctcctattctcgctatacaccaagtcacttggctctgtcataacctcacatggtctctcctatcattgctatgcagacgacacacaattaatcttctcctttcccccttctgatgaccaggtggcgaatcgcatctctgcatgtctggcagacatatcagtgtggatgacggatcaccacctcaagctgaacctcggcaagacggagctgctcttcctcccgggaaggactgcccgttccatgatctcgccatcacggttgacaactccattgtgtcctcctcccagagcgctaagaaccttggcgtgatcctggacaacaccctgtcgttctcaactaacatcaaggcggtggcccgttcctgtaggttcatgctctacaacatccgcagagtacgaccctgcctcacacaggaagcggcgcaggtcctaatccaggcacttgtcatctcccgtctggattactgcaactcgctgttggctgggctccctgcctgtgccattaaacccctacaactcatccagaacgccgcagcccgtctggtgttcaaccttcccaagttctctcacgtcaccccgctcctccgctctctccactggcttccagttgaagctcgcatccgctacaagaccatggtgcttgcctacggagctgtgaggggaacggcacctcagtacctccaggctctgatcaggccctacacccaaacaagggcactgcgttcatccacctctggcctgctcgcctccctaccactgaggaagtacagttcccgctcagcccagtcaaaactgttcgctgctctggccccccaatggtggaacaaactccctcacgacgccaggacagcggagtcaatcaccaccttccggagacacctgaaaccccacctctttaaggaatacctaggataggataaagtaatccctctcacccccccttaaaagatttagatgcactactgttccactggatgtcataaggtgaatgcaccaatttgtaagtcgctctggataagagcgtctgctaaatgacttaaatgtaatgtaaagatAATGCTATGTGTAATCAAATAATTCTCCATGGCAGACTTCAGTGCAATTACATAATACACAACTTTTTAATGAATTACATTTCCCCAGACAACATCCATTGTCCACTCTCACTTCACTGCAATAGCTGTCCCGTTCACATTTGGGTAAATGTTCCTTGTTCATGATGTGTATACTGCAGGAAGGAAGACAACATGGTGGATAAAAAATAACTCTTGATACACTTTTCCCATTAGTAGTGCATCAGTCCTTCATAAACAACATGGTCCTTGTTATGTATTGACCCCAGTTGAGTGTGCTCTAGTGCTTTCAGGGTCACCTTTCTTTTCAGTTCATTCACATTTTCCTCGTAACTGAGTATTAGTAAAGAAAATGAAATGGCAGATACTAGGGTCACTGACAATCTTTGTCCTCTCAAAACATCAGAGTGATTATCTCCTCTGGTCTTACTTCCATTCATCCCACCACCATCCCCTCTTTTCCTCAGGGTATTTGACCCCCTGGTTAACCGGCCTGTGGTTGGCTGGAATTCCCCTGCTGCGGTTTGCTGCCGTTGTGGAGGACCACATTGGGCATGACCATGAAGGCCAGGATGCCCATCAGCATCAGCGCCACGGCGATGGTGATGATGGAAGCCATCACGGTGTAGTAGCACTGGTCCGAGCGGAACATCCTGCGCAGGCGACCTCTGACCCTGCTAGGGGGGCGACCCACATCCACGACAGTGGCGAGGCCCTGGTCCATGGTGCCCAGCTGGAGGTCGCTGGAGGCCTGTCGGTCCTGCTTCTTGAGAGTGGGCAGGGTGAGGCTGGACTTGGCCAGGCTAGTAGTACCAGGAGGGGGCTTCTTGAGGACCAGCTTGCCCTTGCTGCGCTTGAAGCGCACGGACAACGCCCTCTGCATCTCTGGAGGGAGTTTGCGGAAGATGTCCTGGTTGTTGCCCAGCTGGGGCAGGTTGCGGCCATGGGGCAGCTTGGTGAGCTCTCGACACACAGGGCAGGAAAGAGACTTGAGCTCTAAGGAGTTCACGTTGATCCGGGCCAGGCACTCCAGACAGAAGGTGTGCCCGCAGGAGAGCAGCTTGGGGGTTTTAAAGACGTTGTTGTATTCGCAGAAGCAAACCACGCACTCAGTGTCCTCCATGTCATTTTCCTGGGGGTCAAACTCCTTCCGGTTGCTgtcatctccatccctgtcttgTCTCCTGTTCTCCTCGCTTCTACCACGCTCTCTCCTCGAACCTTTGTCTCTCTTtcgctccctccttctcccagatccccctcctctctctgagtcAGTGCTCATGGACCTACGCACCTTGGTGGATTTCTCCTTTTTCTCCTTCTTGATGCTGTCTTTGCTGTCAGGTTTGGGTTTGACGTTGGGCGGCTGTTTGGCCCCGCAGCCTCCATCGGCACCTTGTCTTTCCCTGTCGTCACTCATGGTGGACAGAGATATGCAGAGGTGCTGTGATAGACGTAGCTGTGATGGCTTGAGTCAGATGGAGAGTGACAGGAAGTTCTGGTTTTTCACGTCTCTCCAGAGGAGCTGTGAGGGAATGTGAGATAAGGCAATTGTTTTGTCACAGAGCTAATTTAGTTCAGGCAACATAAAGAGCATAGGGAGTGCATTTCTAGCAAGGACACAACAAAAAGTACCTCTTGTCTAGCTCAAATAGGTAAAGACAGGGAAATATAGTTTAGTCTATGAATATACTGTAACTCATTACTTGCCATACAATCTATTGACTAGAATTCAATTTACACAAGCCAATATTATTTTTGAGTTGTCATGCTGGGTTCCATGTCCTCTGCTCGTTTGTGGATATGGATGAGCCATTGACAAACAAGACATAGCCAATGGTCTGTACGACTGTGTCAAATGTAAATGACATTTGAACTTATTGACCAGGAACATGTTCAAACAGTCTTGGTGTTCTGAACAGTAGAGATGAAAATGCTGAGCTACTGAAATGCTAAATTCACATACTTTAACACATTATCTAGTAGAGGAAGTCACTATGTGATTTTGTATCAGTTACTCAACAAAAGTTGCATTAGTTTTAACAGTCATCAACAACATTGCAAACTATTAGCAAATAGTGCTAAGCAAGAGTATGGGAGAGTATGGTACATTGAGTTCTCACAATGACAAGTTCATCATGATCATTAACACTTACCTGTGGCGGTAGCATGTACCAGTCCGTCAGAGAGGGTCCTTCATAGAGTACTTTTCCAGTGGAGAAAATCCCATTCAGTGAGTCCCTTGCATCTCCATTGAGACAATAACATGCCAAGTGGACCTTACTCCTCTAgttttccccctcttctcttagctgtctctcctttcccttctctctcgaTCTGTAAATCTGTGTACGGTATTTCCTCTTTATattcctccctcatccctcccttttCCATCTGcgacctctcactccctctcgtCTGACCAGTCGTACCAGTTTATTTGGCATTTAAACCACTGCCTCAAGTTTGTGTGCATCTCTGGAATGTGAGGGTAAAATCAATACTGTTATCGCATGATGTTTTTGTATCTCATTGTGTGTATTTGTACATAGTTTCTGGAACCTGTAGAACTGTAATGTGGGTAGTCTGGGTCCCGCTGCCAGATAGTGTTTTCCAAGTCTGTGTGTGTAAACATTTGAAGTTTCACGACACGTCAATCTTTGCATAAACTGTATTAACATGTCCTTAATGCTCATTTCTCTCCAATGGCCACTACAGTTGTTTATCATCTTACTTTAAATCCCCCATTCCAAATGAACGTTTTGACATTCTACAGACTACAATGTGGAATGTGTTCGTTTCCTTGTCTGCCGTGGGGTCAGGGAAGTGTTCGGCTGCATGGAAAACTCCACTCGACTCTTGAAGCAGTGCACCTAACTGTCCACTGCACTGCAGCTCATGTCATGATGCGTACTTGTCATACCTAAAGTGTTTTTGTGGCATCAGACTAAAGCTTCACATGCAGGTTTACCATAATGACAAGACAAACAGGATCCACCCAAAAGCACTCAAGGCTATCTGCAATGGTTCAGCGACACCATTATGCGGTTTTATATGACAACATTGAGGTCCAATGAACCTCACCCAGAACTAAAAATGTGCAAATCATTTCATTCACAAAGCCCATTTAGGTAAACTAATGTTGAAAGGCTTGAAAAATCAGCCATAGAAGTGCATGTAATCCGGGTTTCTCATTTCATTTAGCAAACTTAACAGATAATAGAAACAACCCACTAACAGCAGCAGATGAATTTTCTGTGGTTTCTATGACATTAGGTTTAAAAGTCCAATGAACATCAGCCAGATTATTAGTGTTGAATGACTTGCTAATTTAATTCAGTTGAAAACATTCTTGAAGCCACTATAGTCAAACTAATGATGTGCACATCATCCTGAGATCACATCACGCTTCAGTTGTTTGAAATTGGTTGTATCCATTGGCTGATCCCAGAAAATCCTAACAACCCATAAAACACACACTTCAACTAACAAACCCTGATCCCAGGATTTACATGATAATGGTAAAAAATACATTATCCTGTGCcattcaaacaggcaaagcagcAACCTAAATATAGCCCTGATACTCTGAACTTCCTCATACAAGGAAATCAAAGACTAGAAGTAGCTAATTCTATGTATGGGCTATCATACGGTTAATGAATAATGGGGACAGGCAACTTTTGTAAACTGTCAGACACTCCCATGTTAACAAAAACAAACACTTAGCGCCTAAGCAGGACAAAGCAAGTGCCTGTAAAAAGTTTATTCCAATAGAAAATGAAAGAGATAGTGGAACCATACTAGAGTCAAATACACACAGAATTGTTGGCTGTCCGTCTGTTAGGTGTAATTGGGACAAGAAAATACATTTACAACCCCAATAACATCCAGACATTGGGCAAAAAAGTGAACTATTTAGGGAAAGTAAATATGCTAACTCTCTGCTGGTCATTGGCCATTACATACAAAGCAGTAGCCATTTGTTTTCATCTGTCTTGCTGCTTGTTTCTGCATCATGGAGCAGGGTGAAGTTACACCTAGATGCTGATAATTGGGTCAGTTTTGCATCTCCCCCCTAATGGTTAGGACATGGGgaagggaagctgatcctagatctgtaccctTGGGGAAACTTCACCCTGGACCCTGCATCATACCAGACACAGGAAACTGACAGTCCAAGTGCATAACATTTCCTTATCATCAAGCTCGTCTAGCTCCGATAGGTGGTTTATGATGAATAAGCCCACAAACCATGCAAGTTTTTATCCAGTACCTTTTTTTTGGCTCAAGGGCCTCAAAGGTTTAAAAACAAAATCTCTGTTCCTTATGGCAGCCCTGCTTGGCTGTCTTATCTCTGAGGGGAGAAAGTATTTTCTAGTTCCGGTCCTTAGCCCAGCTCTTCCTTGGCCTTGCCCTGTTTGCGAGGCATCTtcttactgctgctgtcctcAAGCTCCTTGTTCTTGTAGTAGTGGGGAGCCACCTCCAGCAGCCAGCTGCTGTCTATCTCAATCACcttgagaggcagagaaagaagtTCAAATAAAGGGGGAAAATATATTAACATTCATTCAAAGTAATGTAAGAATAACGGCACAGCCCCTTCAATCGTATTCCGTctgccattctgtcccagcgccttcggaaagtattcagaaccattgactttttacacattgtgttatgttacagccttaatctgaAATGTATTAAAATGTTGCATTTTTTACCCTCAATCTAACACAATGATAAAACAAAACCAAGTTTAGAACTTTTTGctcatttacagtaccagtcaaaggtttggacacacctactcattctagggtttttccttttttttaatttgattttttaaactattttctacattgtagaataatattgaatacataaaaactatgaaataacatatggaatcatgtagtaaacaaaataagtgttaaaccaatcaaaatatatttaatatttggcattcttcaaagtagccaccctttgacttgatgacagctttgcacacggcttggcattctctcaaccagcttcatgaggtagtcacctggaatgcatttcaattaacaggtgtgccttgttaaaaggctATTTGTGGGAGTTCTTTCCATctgaatgcgtttgagccaatcagttgtgttgtgacaacatAGGGGTGCTTtacaaaagatagccctatttggtaaaagaccaagttcatgttatggaaagaacagctcaaataagcagagaaaaACGACcgtccatcattactttcagaCATGACAGTCAGTCAacccggaaaatgtcaagaacttttaaagtttcttcaagtgcagtcgcaaaaaccatcaagcgctatgacgaaactggctcccatgaggaccgccacaggaaaggaagacccagagttacctctgctgcagaggataaggtctttagagttaacagcctcagaaattgcagcccaaataaatgcttcacagagttcaagtaacagacacatctcaacaccaactgttcagaggagactatgtgaatcaggacttcatggtcaaattgctgcaaagaaaccactaataaaggacaccaataagaaaaagagacttgcttaggccaaaaaacacgagcaatggacattagacaggtggaaatctgtccttaggtttgatgagtccaaatttgagctttttggttccaaccgccatgtgagatgcagagaaggtgaacggatgatctccgcatgtgtggttcccaccatgaagcatggaggtggtggtgtgatggtgctttgctggagatttatttaaaattcaaggcacaattaaccagcatggctaccatagcattctgcagcgatactccatcacatctggtttgtgcttagtgggactatcattagtttttcaacaagacaatgacccaacacacctccaggctgtgtaagggctattttaccaagaaaaaGAGTGAtggatcagatgacctggcctccacaatcacctaacctcaacccaaatgaaaaggtttgagatgagttggacagcagaatgaaggaaaagcagataAATGGTGctgagcatatgtgggaactacatgattccatatgtgttatttcatagttttgatgtcttcattattattatacaatgtaaaaaatagtacaaataaataaaaacccttgaatgagcaggtgtccaaacgtttgattgGTATTGAATAAAaaatgtgtactactcccttcacagaacagagcaaactggctctaaccagaatagaaagaggagtgggaggcccgggtgcacaactgagcaagagaacaagtacattagtgtctagtttgagaaacagacgcctcacaagtcctcaactggcagcttcattaaatagtacccacaaaacaccagtctcaacttcaacagtgaagaggcgactccagaatGCCGGCCTCCTAGGCAGAggtgcaaagaaaaagccatatctcagactcgCCAATAAAAAGAAGAGATGACATGGGttaaataacacagacactggacagaggaactctgccttgaAGCCCAGCatccggagtctcctcttcactgttgacattgagactggtgttttgcgggtactattttatgaagctgccagttgaagacttgtgaggcgaactttggcagcgattactgcattgagtcttcttgggtatgatgctacaagcttggaacacctgtatttggagagtttctttcattcatctctgcagatcctctgggttggatggggagcattgctgcacagttattttcaagtccttccagagatgttcgatcaggttcaagtccgggcactggttgggccactcaaggacattcagagacttgtcccgaagccactcctgtgttgtcttggctgtgtgcttagggtcgttgtcctgttggaagatgaaccttcacccccgtctgaggtcctgagcgctctggagtaggtcttcgtcaaggatctctcagtactttgctcctttcatctttgtCTCGATCCCGACAagtctctaggaagagtcttggtggttccaaacttcttccatttaagaatgatggaggccactgtgttcttggggaccttcaatgctgcagaccttatttggtacccttctccagatctgtgcctcgacaaaatcctgtctcggagctctaaggacaattccttcgacctcatggcttggtttttgctctgacatgcactgtcaactgtgggaccttttttagacaggtgtgtgcctttccaaatcatgtccaatcaattgaatttaccacaggtggactccaatcaagttgttgaaacatctcaaggatgatcaatggaaacaggatgcacccaagctcaatttcgggtctcatagcaaagggtccgaatacttatgtaagtaaggtatttctgttggttattttttaaatttgctaaaatttctcaAAACCTGTTcccgctttatcattatggggtattgtgtgtagatttctgagaatttgtatttatttaatcaattttagaataaggctgtaacgttaacaaaatgtggaaaaagtcaaggggtctgaatactttttgaaggcattgtatataatactgtatacaaAGACAATGCTACCTGGAGTCActtgatataataataataataacaacaacagtgGCAAGACAGCAACAACTCTCCCCTAAAGTTTTACTTTGTCCTTCACGGTGGTGGATTGATTCCATCTGACTCCAGATCTGTCTCACACGGAGAAgcatacacacaaacatgacCACAAGTCTACTAGTACTGATGAAAGACCTGTCTCATGAACTCCTTGGTAGTGAAGACCAGCTCGTGGTAGATGAGCCAACGGGGCTGCTCCTCGAACAGGGAGCTGTTGGGGTGGACGTAGACTGTCTGCTGGTGCTTCACCGTCTTGTAGCCCCCCTTGCTAAGCCGCGCCGTGTGGTAGAAGTACCCCGCCGTCACTGCCTGAGAGAGATCCTttctatttatttcacctttattttacatGGTTGTCCATTTGAGGTCAAAATACATATTTTGAAATGAAGTATCAGTAAGAGGGACAAAGAGGATGTATGAGTGAATGTATGTGTGCACGctgtgagagagtgagtggtgATGGTGTTACTGAAATGGGGAAAGGGGTTAGCACAGGGGTCCCGAATTACATTCAGCCATGGGCCAATTCTTCTTTGAGTGgatggtgtgtggggggggaatagttataaataaataatttgtaataaatcatgtgttaTTAAATAAATCATTTGTACACTGACAATTGACAAAAATCCCAAACAGATTTAGTATTTGACAAAAACAGTCCTTTCAAACCTTGATTTCATACAATCtatttatgcgtgggaatacttgggaacatatTTCCAGAATTAAAATCACTTTGAAATGATTTCCTGGTGATTTAATAGTCTTTTCAAAATtattaaaacaatatatatatattttttttaattacttGGGTTTCCAATTAAAATAACCCACGGACTGCCTTTTGGGGAGTCCTTGTGTAGCAGTTTCACTGGAGGATGGACTATGATGATGAAGTTGGGAATTGGGAAAGCAGAGTGTCCATTCAGATGCATAGTAAGTGAACTCAACCTGCCTCTCCAACCGGCATGATTTAACAACTGTTTTCATGAGCAGACAAAAACTAATCCCATCACCTATAAAGGGGTCCATTCAATCCCTCAGATCTGCTGCTAAATTTGCACAGTCACTGGTTTAAAGGGGCAAGCACACAGATGTCGTGTGAAGCATATTCACACATTGTCTTGGTGTCAGGTAACACAGCAAATTAGAAGTGGAACAAAGTGGTCTAGGCCAGTGTTTCCCAGCTCcgttcctccagtacccccaacagcacactTTTAGTTGTAGCACTAGACAAAAGCACCTGATTCAACATGGAGAGCTTGATGTTtggttgacaagttgaatcaggtgtgctgtttgggggggagggggtacccaaggactggggttgggaaacactggtctaCGCTCTAGGAGggtgtttttaaaaaatgaatggtTTACAAGATGAAGCGATTTTATAATGTGTTCATTGTCATGAGTTTAAGGTGCATTCACAGTCACACTGACCTTGCGGATGGGCACAATGTCGCCGCCTGAGCTGCACACCTCCA
Proteins encoded:
- the LOC115141153 gene encoding E3 ubiquitin-protein ligase RNF183-like, translating into MSDDRERQGADGGCGAKQPPNVKPKPDSKDSIKKEKKEKSTKVRRSMSTDSERGGGSGRRRERKRDKGSRRERGRSEENRRQDRDGDDSNRKEFDPQENDMEDTECVVCFCEYNNVFKTPKLLSCGHTFCLECLARINVNSLELKSLSCPVCRELTKLPHGRNLPQLGNNQDIFRKLPPEMQRALSVRFKRSKGKLVLKKPPPGTTSLAKSSLTLPTLKKQDRQASSDLQLGTMDQGLATVVDVGRPPSRVRGRLRRMFRSDQCYYTVMASIITIAVALMLMGILAFMVMPNVVLHNGSKPQQGNSSQPQAG